CGGCAGGGAGATCCCGAACGGCAGGGAGATCCCGAACGGCAGGGCAATCCCGTACGGCAAGACGAACCTGCACACCGCAGCGCCCCCACCGGACGCAGGGACCCGGAAAGCCACGAGGAACCCGCACGGCGCCGAAGTCCCGCACGACAGGACGCCACGGCGCGCCACGAGGATCCGGCACGACGGGGCGATCCCGCAAGGCAGGGCGATCCCACAAGGCGGGAGGATCCCGCACGGCAAGACGAACCCACACGCCGCAGCGCCCCCACCAGACGCAGGGACCCGGAAGGCCACGAGGAACCCGCACGGCGCGGAGATCCCGTACAGCAGGGCGTTCCCGTCAGGCGGGAAGATCCAGCACAGCCGGGCGACCCCGCACACCGCAGCGCCCCCGCGCGACAGGACGCCCCCGCCAGACACGCGGACCCGGCACCAGGCACCAGTGCCGTAGGACGTGACGCTCGGGCGCAGCCCGATCCGGCGGCGTATGCCGAGGCGGCCTACGTGGAGGCGACGGACGGGGACGAGGTGGAGCCGTGAGTCCGCGCCGTGTCGAAGGTCTCCTGCTCGGGCTCGCCGTCGGCGACGCCGCAGGGTGGCCCGCCGCCCGGCACCGGGCCGCCCGTATGCCCGAGTGGACGCGGCGGCTGACCCGGGAGCTCGACACGTTCGCCGAGCAGAACGCGACCACCACCCTGCCCGTGCCGATCGCGCTCAACCAGTCGCCGGAGCCACTCAGACTCGGACCCTCGGACGACGCCGAGTGGGCGGCGTTCGCGGCGGAGGCGGTGCTGCGGGCAGGGGACGGCGGCGCGCTCGGCGACATCGGCCTGCACCGAAGGATGCGCGCGGCCATCGACCTCTCCTGGAACGCGATCGCCAGCGAGGTCGCCGCGGCGGCCGACCGCGCCCCCGAGGTCGAGTCGGCGCTGCTGCCCCTGCGCGCCCGCATCTCCGTACGCGCGGGCCTCGGCAACCTCGCCACCGGGCTGCGCCCGCCGGCCACCGGTCACGACAACCCGCACTACTTCGACGACGCGGCCTGCGTACGGGCCTGCGTGCTCGCCGTGGCGCACCCGGGGGATCCCCGACTCGCCGCGGAACTGGCCGAGTTCGACGCCCGCTACACCCAGGACGGCGACGGCGTCCACGGCGCCCGCGCCATGGCCGCGGCCCTCTCCCTCGCCCTGTCCGGGGAGCCGGTCGACGCATGTGTGACGGCCGCGCTGGACCAGCTCCCCGAGTCCACCGAGATCGGCCGCAACGCCCGGCACGCGTTGAAGCTGACCCACGACGGCAACGGGGCCTTCTCCGTCGTGCCCCTGCTGGAGCACCAGATCGTCGACCACGTCTACAGCTACGGCATCGCGGCCGCGGAGACCGTCCCGGTCGCGCTCGCCCTGGCGGCCGCGGCCCGCGGCCGGATCGCCGAGGCCGTCCCCGCCGCCGCCTGTCTGTCCCGGGTCGCCGACTCCGCCCCGGCCCTGGCGGGCGCGCTGACGGGAGCGCTCGGCGGCGGCGAGGCGATCCCGCCCGCCTGGCGCGAGTCCTGCCGCACCCTCTCGGGCTGCGCCCTTCCCCGCCTGACCGGCACGGATCTCGTACACCTCGCCGAACTTCTGGAGGCGACGGAACTGGCCACCCCAGGTAGATGATTCGGACATGACGCCCAATCTTTGCGAGACGATCCCCCTCGACGAGCGCATCGCCGGCGCCCTGGTCGGCGCGGCGGTCGGCGACGCCCTCGGCGGTCCCGTCGAGGGTCACTCCCCCGAGCAGATCGTCGAACGGCACGGCGGCCGGGTGTACGGGATCGTCGGCCCCTGGCACGGCGACGCCTGGCGCACGGCCCGCCCCATCGCGCCTTACCACAAGGGCGACGGCCACGTCACCGACGACACGTTGATGACCCATGCGCTGGTACGGGTGTACGCGACCGTCCGTGACCACCTCGACGCGTACGCGATCGCCGAGCACCTGGTCCCGGACCTGATGACGAACCCCCGCTGGATCCCGGAACTGGAGGCGGAGGCGATCCCCCTCCACCGGGTCTTCCTCGCGGAGAAGTGGCTGGCGGCCCGGCTGCACTACGGTCACGTCGACCCCCGTGAGGCCGGCGTCGGCAACATCGTCAACTGCGGTGCCGCGATGTACATGGCGCCGGTCGGCCTGGTCAACGCGGCCAACCCGGCGGGCGCGTACACCGAGGCGCTCGACGTGGCGGGCGCGCACCAGTCGTCGTACGGCAGGGAGGCGGCGGGCGTTCTCGCGGCTGCGGTCGCCGCGGCCTGCGCACCCGACGCGACCCCCGGCTCGGTCGTGTCCGCCTGCCTCTCCCTGGCAAAGGACGGGACGCGCGCGGCGATCGAGACGGTCTGCGACGCGGCCTCCCGCTACTCGGACTTCGAGTCGGCCCTGCGACCGCTGCGGGAGGCGGTGGCGCCGTACGACACGGTGGGCCCCGACTACCGCGCGCCGTCCCTGGGCGCCCGCCGCCCGTCCCGGCTGCACACGATCGAGGAACTCCCCATCGCGCTGGGCATGATGGTCGTGGCGCGCGGCGACTTCCGCCACGCGGTGCTCGGCTCGGTCAACTACGGCCGGGACTGCGACTCCATCGCGACGATGGCGGGCGCGGTGACCGGTGCGCTCGGCTCCGATGTACCGAACGACTGGGCGAAGACGGTCGCGGAGGCGAGCCGCCTCGACCTGCACGCGCCGGCACGGACGCTCACGGAGGTCACACGGGAGATCTTCAGCCGGGACGTACACCGCCGCCGGGCGCACGAGGCGGCGTTCGCCGGAATCGGAGGCTGAGATGCTCCGACTGACCTGGGTCCAGCCGGAGGACCTCCTCGGCCATGAACTCCACCAGGCGGCACAGGACGGCCGGGAGCCGTCGGCGATCGCGGCGAGGTGGACAGCGGCGGGCGGCATGCAGGCCCCCCTACGGGCCGGCGCCTCACCGGTACCGGCGTCACCGTACTTGCGCCTGCTGGCAAAGGACTTGCTGGACGAACTGGCAGACCTGCCGAGCAGCCTGACGGAGCACGAGCCCACAAACCTGGCGCAGATCAAGAAGCTGTGCCCCAACTGGCCGTACGAGCATGCGAACAGTCGTACCGCGCAGCCTGCGGACAGTCGTGCCACACAACCTGCGGGCAGTCGTGCCGCTGGGGCGATGGGGGTCCCCCCTGTTCGAGCGGAGCCGAGAACTTGGGGGAGGGTGGGCGCTGGGGGTACCCCCTGCCTCGAAGAGCTTGGGGGAGGCATCCTGCGAGCGCCGGTAAGCGAAACCACCCCCCGAGCAACCCCCACCGAGGCGCGCCTCGAAGCCGCGTGGCTGGGCCGTGCCGCCGGGTGCCTACTCGGCAAACCCGTGGAGAAGCTCCCCCTTGAGGGGATCAGGGCACTGGCCCGCGCCACCGGCAACTGGCCCCTGAACACGTGGTTCACAGCCCGAGGGATCCCTCAAGAACTAACAGCGAAGTACCCCTGGAACCGCCGCTCCGCGGCAACCTCCCTCGCCGACAACATCGACGGCATGCCCGAGGACGACGACCTCAACTACCCCCTCCTCAACCTCCTGTTGCTGCAGCGCCACGGCAAGACGTTCACCACCACCGATGTCGCCCGCCTCTGGCTCGACGAACTCCCCGCCGGCCGCACCTTCACCGCCGAGCGCATCGCCTACCGCAACCTTCTCTCCGGCATCGAACCCCCGCGCACGGCCCGCCACCGCAACCCCTTCCGTGAGTGGATCGGCGCCCTGATCCGCGCCGACGTCCACGGCTGGACGAACCCCGGCGACCCGGCCGCCGCGGCCGAACAGGCCCACCGCGACGCGGCCCTCACCCACACCGCGAACGGCGTCTACGGGGCGATGTTCACGGCGGCCACCATCGCCGACGCGGCCACCGGCGCCCACGACGTCCACCACTGCCTGCGCACCGGCCTCGCCGTCGTCCCGGCCCGCTCGCGCCTGGCCCGGGCGGTGCGCCACGCCATCCGACTCGCCCACTGCACACCGGACTTCGACGCGGTCGTCGACGAACTGCACGCCACCCACCGCGCCTACCACTGGGTGCACGCGGTCCCCAACACGGCCCTGATCGCCGCCGCGCTCACCCATGCCGACGGCGACTTCACCGGGTCCATCTGCCGTGCCGTGTCCGGAGGCTGGGACACCGATTCCAACGGCGCCACGGCCGGCGGCATCGCGGGCCTGCTGGCCGGACACCCCACCGCGCTCCCCGACCGCTGGACGACCCCCCTCAAGAACCGGCTGGCCACCTCCATCGGCGACTTCAACGGCATCGGCTTCGACACTCTCGCCCACCTCACACACCGGGAAACCCATCGCTCATGACCGCACCCCTCACCGGCCTCCGTGTCCTGGATCTCGCGACCCTCTTCGCCGGTCCCCTCGCCGCCACCCTGCTCGGTGACTTCGGCGCCGAGGTCATCAAGGTCGAGCACCCGGACAGGCCGGACCCGTCCCGTGGTCACGGTCCGGCGAAGAACGGGGTGGGCCTGTGGTGGAAACTGCTGGGCCGCAACAAGCGCACGATGACGCTGGACCTGTCGAGGCCCGGCGGCCGTACGACACTTCTGCGCCTCGCCGCCACCGCCGACGTGATCGTCGAGAACTTCCGCCCGGGCACCCTGGAGAAATGGGACCTGGGCTGGGACGAGCTGTCGGCGGCGAACCCCCGACTGGTCCTCGCCCGGGTGACGGCCTTCGGCCAGTTCGGCCCGTACGCGCACCGCCCCGGCTTCGGCACGCTGGCGGAGGCCATGAGCGGGTTCGCGGCCATCACCGGGGAGCCGGACGCGCCCCCGACGCTCCCGCCGTTCGGTCTTGCCGACTCGATCGCGGGCCTGGCCACGGCGTACGCGGTGCTGACGGCCCTCGCGGCCCGGGACCGCACGGGCGCCGGACAGGTGGTGGACATGGCGATCATCGAGCCGATCCTCACGGTCCTCGGCCCGCAGCCGGTCTGGTACGACCAGCTGGGCCACGTCCAGCCGCGCACCGGCAACCGCTCCCAGAACAACGCCCCGCGCAACACCTACCGCACCGCCGACGGCAGCTGGGTGGCCGTCTCGACCTCCGCCCAGTCCGTCGCCGAACGGGTGATGCGTCTGGTGGGCCGCCCGGAGCTGATCGACGAGCCGTGGTTCGGGACGGGCGCGGACCGGGCCCGGCACGCGGACGTGCTCGACGAGGCGGTCGGCGGGTGGATCGCCCGCCGACCATGCGCGGAGGTCCTGGAGGCGTTCGAGAAGGCGGAGGCGGCGGTGGCGCCGGTGCAGGACGTACGGGATGTGATGACCGACCCGCAGTACGCGGCGCTGGACACGATCACCACGATCCCCGACCCGGAACTCGGCCCGCTGCGTATGCAGAACGTCCTCTTCCGGCTCTCCGCGACGCCCGGCGCGATCCGCTGGGCGGGCCGTCCGCACGGTGCGGACACGGCGGCGATCCTGGCCGAACTGGGCCTCACGGACTCCGAGGTCGCCGCGCTGGAAGCGGAGGGCGCCCTGTGACCGTGGATCCCGGCTTCCCCCCTCTGACCCTGCTGTACGCGCCAGGGGACCGCCCGGAGGTGGTCGGCAAGGCGTTGGTGTCGGGGGCGGACGTGGTGCTGATCGACCTGGAGGACGCCATCGCCCCGGACCGCAAGGAGTACGCTCGGGCGGCGACGGCGGAACGACTGTCGGAACGCCCTCCGGTGCCGGTCCACGTCCGCGTGAACGCACTGGACAGCCCCTGGGCGGAGGCGGACCTCACGGCGCTGACGGCACTGCCCGGCCTCTCGGGCCTGCGTCTGCCGAAGGTGACATCGGCGTCGGAGGTGGTGGACGTCGCGGAACGGGCCGCGTCCGCGAAGGGCGGGGCCATCCCCCTCTATGCCCTGCTGGAGACGGCCTTGGGCGTGGAGCGGGCGTTCACGATCGCGTCGGCGCATCCGGCGGTACGGGGCATCGCGCTCGGCGAGGCGGATCTGCGGGCGGACCTGGGCGTACGGGAGGACGCGGGCCTGGACTGGTCGCGGTCACGTGTGGTGGTGGCCGCACGGGCCGCCGCACTGCCGCCGCCGGCCCAGTCGATCCACCCGGACACCCGGGACCTGGAGGGCCTGGCGGCCTCCTGCGCCCACGGCCGCACCCTGGGCTTCCTGGGCCGCGCGGCGATCCACCCCCGCCAGCTCCCGGTCATCGAACGCGCCTACGCGCCCACCGCGGAGGAGATCACACGAGCGGAGGAGACCCTGAAGGCAGCGGCCAGGGAACCGGGCGCCCAGGCCCTGCCCGACGGCCGCTTCATCGACACGGCTGTGGTGAGGGAGGCCCAGCGAACGCTGTCCCTGGCCCGGAGAAGACGCTGAGGACCTTCCCCTCCCTCGGGCCGGCCTCTCGTATGCGCCGGGGGCGCCGTATCCAGCGATACGGCGCCCCCGGCAACGTACGAACGCCGCTCAGCCCTTCTTCGCGGACTCGGCCTCGTCCACCGACTCGGCCTCGTCCACCGACTCGGACTTGTCCACCGAAGCCTCGGGAACCGCCGGCTTCTCGTCCTTCGGCTCCGCCGGCTTCTCGTCCTTGGATTCCGGCTTCTTCTCGTCCTGCGGTTCCGGCTTCGTCTCCGGTTCCGCGGAGCCGCCGTCCCCCTCGGTCTCCTCGCCCACGACGTCGACGCCCGGTTCCACGACCTCCTCGCGGCCAGGCCGGACCCGGGACGACACCACGATGTACGTCACGGCGAGCAGGAACACCAGCATCGCGGTCCAGTCGTTCAGCCGCAGGCCCAGGATGTGGTGCGCGTCGTCGACCCGCATGTACTCGATCCAGCCGCGGCCCACGCAGTACGCGGCCACGTACAGCGCGAACGCCCGCCCATGCCCCAGCTTGAAGCGGCGGTCCGCCCAGATGACGAGGAACCCGACGCCGACGCACCACAGCGACTCGTACAGGAACGTCGGGTGGTAGTACCCCGGCACCCGCCCGTCCGTGGAGGACGTGATGTGCAGTGCCCACGGCAGATCCGTGGCCCGCCCGTACAGCTCCTGGTTGAACCAGTTGCCCCAGCGCCCGATCGCCTGCGCGAAGGCGATACCGGGCGCGACGGCGTCGGCCCACGCGGGCAGCGGGATGCCCCGGCGCCGGCAGCCGATCCACGCGCCGATCGCCCCGAGCGCGATCGCGCCCCAGATGCCGAGCCCGCCCTGCCAGACCTTGAACGCGTCCACCCAGTCACGGCCGTCGCTGAAGTACAGCTCGTAGTCCGTGATCACGTGGTAGAGCCGGCCGCCGACGAGACCGAACGGCACGGCCCAGACCGCGATGTCGGCCACCGTGCCGGCTCGGCCGCCCCGGGCGATCCAGCGTTTGTTGCCGAGCCACACGGCTACGAAGACACCGATGATGATGCAGAACGCGTAGCCGCGCAGCGGAATGGGGCCGAGATACAGCACTCCGCGCGACGGGCTGGGAATGTAGGCAAGTTCCATGGCAGGTCCGACGCTACCGTGCCGGACACGCAGCGTGGCAACCCACCCGGCTACGGGTCCATAACGTAGGTCGCCAACGTAGGTCGCCCCCGGCGGGTCAGTGACCGGGGGCACCGTCGGCCGGCACGGGCCTCAGGACTTGTTCGCCGCCTCCACCATCTGCTTCAGCTTCGCCGGCGTCATCGTCCGGTCGGTGTAGATGTTCTTGCCGTCGAGGAGCACGGTCGGCGTGCCCGAGAAGCCGCCGCTCTGGAACGCGGCGTTCGACTTCGCCACCCAGCTGTCGTGCGTGCCGTCGTTGACGCACTTCTGGAACGCGGGGGTGTCGAGACCGCCGACCTTGCCCGCCAGGTCGATCAGCTTGGCGTTGTCCGCGTACGAGTCCTTGGTCTCCGACGGCTGGTTCCGGTACAGCACGTCGTGGTACTCGCGGAACTTTCCGGCGTCCTGTGCGCACGCGGCCGCGTTGGCGGCGCGGAGCGAGCCGCTGCCGCCCAGGTTTCCGTCGATGAGCGTGACCAGGTGGTACTCGACTCTCAGCTGTCCGGCGTCGGCCAGCTGGTGGATCGTGGGGCTGTAGACGGTCTCGAAGGCCTTGCAGGCCGGGCAGCGGAAGTCCTCCCACACCGTGAGGGCCGACTTGGCGGAGTCCTTGCCGACGGGAATCGCGAGGGCGTCCTTGCCCGTCGCTCCCGAGGGCACGGTGGCGGGCCCGGTGGCACCGCTCTTGCCGCTCTTGCCGGCGTTCGCCGCCAGGACGCCCACCACCGTCGCCAGGGCCAGGACGCCGACGACCGCGCCGCCCACGATCAATGTCCGACGGCGCTTCTCCGCGGCCTTCTGCTTCTCTCGCTCGACCGCAAGCCGCTCACGGGCGGCGCGCTTTCCGTCACGGTTCTTCTCGCTCACATCCGGCAGAACGAACCGGGGAGGCGCAGCGCGCCTCCCCGGCCCCAGGTCCACCCGTTCGGGTGAGCGAATCACCCGATGCGTGCGGCTTGACCCGTACGGGTCGCGTGGTAACCCGTACGGATTTCGTGACGGGACGTCACGCCCTGCCGCGTACGCCCTCCGCCAGCTCGCCCGCCAGCATCCGGACGGCCGTCAGGGCGGCCGCCTCGTCCTCCGCGTCCAGCATCCGCTTCACGAACGCCGAGCCGACGATCACGCCGTCGGCGAAGCCGGCCACCTCGGCGGCCTGCGCGGCGTTGGAGACGCCGAGGCCGACACAGACCGGCAGGTCCGTGCCGGTGGTCCGGGTGCGCCGCACCAGGTCCTGGGCCTGCGCGCCGACCGACTCGCGGGTGCCGGTGACGCCCATGAGCGAGGCCGCGTAGACGAATCCGGAGCCCGCCGCGGTGATCTCGGCGAGCCGCTCGTCCTTGCTGCTGGGCGCGACCACGAAGACCGTGGCCAGCCCGTGCTTCTCGGCGTGCTCCCGCCACAGGGCCGACTCCTGCACGGGCAGGTCCGGCAGGATGCAGCCGGCGCCGCCCGCCTCGGCCAGCTCGGCGGTGAAGCGCTCCACGCCGTAGCGGTCGATGGGGTTCCAGTACGTCATCACGAGGACCGGCTTGCCGGTCGCCTCGTACGCCTCGCGGACCGTGCGCATGACGTCGGCGATCCTGACGCCGCCGCGCAGGGCGATGTCGTCGGCGGTCTGGATGACCGGGCCGTCGAGGACCGGGTCGCTGTGCGGCAGGCCCACCTCGACGACGTCGGCACCGCCGTCGAAGGCCGCCTTGATCGCGGCGATGCCGCCGTCGACGGTCGGGAAGCCGGCCGGCAGGTACGCGATGAGGGCGGACCGCCCCTCCGCCCTGGCCGCCGCGAGGGTGTCGGACAGCAGCTGAATGTTTCCGCTCACTTGACGTCCCCCTCGATCTCGGCGGTGTCGCCGTCGGCGTCCGCGGCGACGGACGCGTCTGTGTCGTACAGGCCGAAATATCGGGCGGCCGTGTCCATGTCCTTGTCGCCGCGCCCGGACAGGTTGACCACGATCAGCCCGTCCTTGCCCAGCTCCCTGCCGACCTCCAGGGCACCGGCGAGCGCGTGGGCGCTCTCGATGGCCGGGATGATGCCCTCGGTGCGGGAGAGCAGGCGCAGGGCCTGCATGGCCGCGTCGTCGGTGACGGCGCGGTACTCGCCGCGGCCGCTGTCCTTCAGGTACGAGTGCTCGGGGCCGATGCCCGGGTAGTCGAGGCCCGCGGAGATCGAGTACGGCTCGGTGATCTGCCCTTCGTCGTCCTGGAGGACGTACGACCGGGAACCGTGCAGGATGCCCGGCTCCCCGGCGGTGAGGGTGGCCGCGTGCTCGCCGGTCTCGATGCCGTGTCCCGCGGGCTCGCAGCCGATGAGACGCACGGACGCGTCGGGGATGAAGGCGTGGAAGAGCCCGATGGCGTTGGAGCCGCCGCCCACACAGGCGATGGCGGCGTCGGGCAGGCGCCCGGCGCGCTCCAGGAGCTGCCGCCGTGCCTCCACACCGATCACGCGGTGGAAGTCCCGCACCATGGCGGGGAAGGGGTGGGGGCCGGCCACGGTGCCGAACAGGTAGTGGGTGCGGTCGACGTTGGCGACCCAGTCGCGGAAGGCCTCGTTGATCGCGTCCTTCAGCGTCCGGCTGCCGGACTTCACGGCCACGACCTCGGCGCCGAGCATGCGCATGCGGGCGACGTTGAGGGCCTGCCGCTGGGTGTCGATCTCGCCCATGTAGATGGTGCATTCGAGACCGAACAGGGCGCAGGCGGTGGCGGTCGCGACGCCGTGCTGGCCGGCGCCGGTCTCCGCGATGACCCGGGTCTTGCCCATCCTCTTGGTGAGGAGGGCCTGCCCGAGGACGTTGTTGATCTTGTGGGACCCGGTGTGGTTGAGGTCCTCGCGCTTGAGGAACACCCGGGCGCCACCGGCGTGCTCGGCGAACCGCGGCACCTCGGTGAGGGCGCTGGGCCGACCGGTGTAGTTGACGAGCAGGTCGTCGAGCTCGCGGGCGAACTCGGGGTCGGCCTTCGCCTTGTCGTACTCGACGGCCACCTCGTCCACGGCGGCGACGAGCGCCTCCGGGATGAACTTGCCGCCGAACGCGCCGAAGTAGCCCTCGGCGCTGGGAACCTGACCCTCAGGGTCGGGGATGAAGAACTCGCTGGGCATGCGGAAACCTCACGGTGAGTGTGCGGACAGACACCAATCGCCGTGGGGGCGGGGATCTCGGGCCGCCTCGGGCCGAATGTGGTTGAGCGCGCCCACGCGGCGGAGCCGCATATTCGGGCACTGCCCCGCGCCCCTAAGGGGCGCGCTGCCATCGACGCCCGTTTACCTGACCCGGTTCGTCACCGATGACGTACCGCACCCTGCGGCCGTGTACCCGGCGTGCGGGCGCGCGGCAGCCTCGGGGCCGGCAGCCGCGCGCGAGGCGGGCGTACGGGTCCCGGGTCGTCAGGGTGATCGGGAGAGTCATCGGCGCCAACCCTACCCGCGTGTCAGCCCCGGCCGTGCCGCAATGCGGGATGAGCGCCCGCCGCGACCAGGTCCGCGACCGCCGTCTTCGGGTCGCGCCCGGTCACCAGCGACTCGCCGACGAGCACCGCGTCGGCACCCGCGTTGGCGTACGCGATCAGGTCGTGCGGTCCGCGGATCCCGGACTCGGCGATCTTCACGATCCCCTCCGGGATCTCGGGGGCGACCCGCTCGAACGTGGAGCGGTCGACCTCCAGGGTCTTGAGGTTGCGCGCGTTGACGCCGATCACCTTCGCGCCGGCGTCCACGGCCCGCTCGACCTCGTCCTCGTCGTGCACCTCGACGAGCGGCGTGAGCCCGATGGACACGGCGCGCTCGATGAGGGACTCCAGGGCGGGCTGGTCCAGGGCGGCGACGATCAGCAGCGCGAGGTCGGCGCCGTACGCCCGTGCCTCCCACAGCTGGTACGAGGTGACGATGAAGTCCTTGCGCAGCACCGGAATGTCGACCCGGGCCCGCACGGCCTCCAGGTCGGCCAGCGAGCCGCCGAATCGGCGCTGCTCGGTCAGGACGGAGATGACGGCCGCGCCGCCCGCCTCGTAGTCCGCCGCGAGACCCGCCGGGTCGGCGATCGCGGCGAGCGCGCCCTTGGACGGGCTGGACCGCTTGACCTCGCAGATCACCTTGACGCCGTCTCCGCGCAGTGCGGCGACGCCGTCCTTGGCCGCGGGCGCCTTCGCCGCGCGCTCCTTGAGCTCGTCGAGGCTGACGCGCGCCTGCCGCTCCGCGAGGTCGGCACGGACTCCGTCGATGATCTCGTCGAGCACACTCACGCGAGCGGCCCCCTTCCTGACGGTTGACGATTCAAGCGGCTCAATGGGGGTTGAGCCTCGGTCCACCGGGACCGCCTCACCGTCCCGGCGGGCGAAACCGATGGTCACTGTGATGGTATCCGGAGGAAGGCGTAGGCCTCGCATCCGGTTGACGGCGGTCCCACTACCTGGACATTCACCAGTTGATCAAGGATGCAGCCAGCCACCCACCGGCAGGTTCCGGACAACCGTGAAGACCAGCAGCAAGGCGCCCAGGCTCCACAGGTGCACCGGCCCGGGGTCGATGCGCAGCGGCCGTGCCCGCGCCGCGCGGACCACCCATACGGTCCACACCACCGCGAAGGCCAGACAGCCGACGACGACCAGTACGTTGTCGTGGAGCGCCGTCAAGACATCCCCGTGCGCGAGGGCGTGCGCGCTGCGCAGTCCGCCGCAGCCGGGGCAGTACACGCCGGCGTAGCGCAGCAGCGGGCAAACGGGGTAGTGCCCGGGTTCGTTGGGGTCCACGGCCCCGACGTACACGAAGGCCCCGGCGACGCCCGTGAGCACCCCGGCGGGGACGGCGATCCGCCGGAGCACGGCGGCGGCTCCGGCGCCCGTGCGGGGCGGGGTCACGCAGGGGGATTCGGCGTTCACGCCACGCATTCTGCCCGCCCTCGGCCCGTCCCGCTCGCCGGGCCCGGAACGCGAGAGGCGGCCGCCGGGCTCTTGCCCGGTGCCGCCGTCCGTATCACAAGCGGGGAGGACTCAGTTCTCCGTCGC
The Streptomyces sp. CGMCC 4.7035 DNA segment above includes these coding regions:
- the trpC gene encoding indole-3-glycerol phosphate synthase TrpC, with the translated sequence MSVLDEIIDGVRADLAERQARVSLDELKERAAKAPAAKDGVAALRGDGVKVICEVKRSSPSKGALAAIADPAGLAADYEAGGAAVISVLTEQRRFGGSLADLEAVRARVDIPVLRKDFIVTSYQLWEARAYGADLALLIVAALDQPALESLIERAVSIGLTPLVEVHDEDEVERAVDAGAKVIGVNARNLKTLEVDRSTFERVAPEIPEGIVKIAESGIRGPHDLIAYANAGADAVLVGESLVTGRDPKTAVADLVAAGAHPALRHGRG
- a CDS encoding DUF2752 domain-containing protein translates to MRGVNAESPCVTPPRTGAGAAAVLRRIAVPAGVLTGVAGAFVYVGAVDPNEPGHYPVCPLLRYAGVYCPGCGGLRSAHALAHGDVLTALHDNVLVVVGCLAFAVVWTVWVVRAARARPLRIDPGPVHLWSLGALLLVFTVVRNLPVGGWLHP
- the trpM gene encoding tryptophan biosynthesis modulator TrpM; protein product: MTLPITLTTRDPYARLARGCRPRGCRAPARRVHGRRVRYVIGDEPGQVNGRRWQRAP